From the Brassica napus cultivar Da-Ae chromosome A8, Da-Ae, whole genome shotgun sequence genome, one window contains:
- the LOC106361059 gene encoding probable prolyl 4-hydroxylase 9, which produces MTSRLKSYKRKRLGLATVIAFCSLCFLIGFYSSALLSQNVPGVRPRLRMLEMVKNGEVEEEEEASSMPHGVTGDESVGSIPFQVLSWKPRALYFPNFATAEQCQAIIERAKVNLKPSALALRQGETAESTQGTRTSSGTFVSASEESTGALEFVEKKIARATMIPRTHGEAFNILRYELGQKYDSHYDVFNPAEYGPQTSQRIASFLLYLSDVEEGGETMFPFENGANMGDGYDYKQCMGLKVKPRKGDGLLFYSVFPNGTIDQTSLHGSCPVTKGEKWVATKWIRDQKQE; this is translated from the exons ATGACGAGCAGATTGAAGAGCTACAAGAGGAAGAGGCTAGGGTTAGCCACAGTCATCGCCTTCTGCTCTCTCTGTTTCCTCATCGGCTTCTACTCTTCTGCTCTGCTTTCTCAG AATGTGCCTGGAGTTAGACCCAGGTTGAGAATGCTGGAGATGGTGAAAAACGgtgaagtagaagaagaagaagaagcttcctCGATGCCTCATGGTGTTACTGGAGATGAATCCGTTGGATCGATTCCGTTTCAG GTACTGAGTTGGAAGCCGAGGGCTTTGTATTTTCCGAATTTCGCAACTGCAGAACAATGCCAAGCTATTATTGAGAGAGCAAAGGTTAATCTGAAACCTTCTGCTTTGgctctccggcaaggagaaacTGCTGAGAGCACTCAGGGCACTAGAACTAG CTCAGGAACTTTTGTTAGTGCTTCAGAAGAGAGTACTGGTGCTCTGGAATTTGTTGAAAAGAAAATCGCAAGAGCTACGATGATCCCAAGGACCCATGGAGAG GCATTCAATATTTTAAGGTATGAACTTGGCCAAAAGTATGATTCCCACTATGATGTTTTCAACCCAGCAGAATATGGACCACAAACAAGCCAAAGG ATTGCTTCCTTCCTATTGTACTTATCTGATGTAGAAGAAGGCGGTGAAACCATGTTCCCTTTTGAG AACGGTGCTAATATGGGCGATGGATATGATTACAAGCAATGTATGGGGCTAAAAGTAAAACCTCGGAAAGGAGATGGTCTTCTTTTTTATTCAGTGTTTCCTAATGGAACAATTGATCAG ACTTCGCTTCACGGGAGTTGCCCGGTGACCAAAGGAGAGAAGTGGGTAGCGACCAAATGGATCAGAGACCAAAAGCAAGAATAA
- the LOC106359764 gene encoding 40S ribosomal protein S29-like, whose protein sequence is MGFAAIWNSHPKKYGPGSRTCRVCGNSHGLIRKYGLNCCRQCFRSNAKEIGFIKYR, encoded by the exons ATGGGTTTCGCTGCGATTTGGAACTCTCATCCCAAGAAGTACGGGCCTGGTTCCCGCACCTG CCGTGTGTGCGGAAATTCGCATGGGTTGATCAGGAAGTATGGTCTTAACTGCTGTAGACAGTGCTTCCGCAGCAACGCCAAGGAAATTGGATTCATTAAG TACCGTTAA
- the LOC106359765 gene encoding transcription factor RSL2-like, translating into MEAMGEWSNNLGGMYTYATEEADFMNQLLTSYDHPGTGSSSGTASADHQGLCWSLGSHHNHLTIMPEASSFCFSGESSSYSEYYAVAPPEVRENNNGSMDFDMVDVTINTNSYLVGEETSECDVEKYSSGKTRLPLGAVLETHDDVESMLQPEISVTTTDHQKYLTGSKKRSRATSADKNKKAKVGKRGQKSLEMSGDDRNGGEEEEGEKVKKRKTGPMMSRQNSSITLCSEDESHCASQDVGGEDEEDASKALNLNGKTRASRGAATDPQSLYARKRRERINERLRILQNLVPNGTKVKTCYDSSHTRNDSKILSIYNLLNT; encoded by the exons atggaaGCCATGGGAGAATGGAGCAACAACCTCGGAGGAATGTACACATATGCAACCGAAGAGGCCGATTTCATGAACCAGCTCCTTACCTCATACGATCATCCTGGCACCGGCTCATCCTCTGGTACGGCCAGTGCAGACCACCAGGGCTTGTGTTGGAGCCTTGGTTCTCATCACAACCACCTTACCATTATGCCTGAAGCCAGTAGCTTCTGTTTTTCTGGTGAGAGCAGCAGCTACAGCGAATACTATGCGGTGGCACCACCCGAGGTTAGAGAGAACAACAATGGGTCAATGGACTTTGACATGGTAGATGTGACCATCAACACCAACTCTTACCTTGTTGGTGAGGAGACTAGTGAGTGTGACGTTGAAAAGTACTCATCTGGAAAGACTCGTTTGCCTTTGGGAGCCGTCTTGGAGACCCATGATGACGTGGAGAGCATGTTGCAGCCCGAGATCTCTGTGACTACTACTGATCATCAGAAGTATCTCACCGGTTCCAAGAAGAGATCACGTGCGACATCCGCTGAT aaaaataagaaagCAAAAGTGGGTAAGAGGGGCCAAAAGAGCTTAGAGATGAGTGGCGATGACAGGAATGGAggggaagaggaagaaggagagaaGGTGAAGAAAAGAAAGACTGGGCCTATGATGAGTAGACAGAACTCTAGCATTACTTTATGTTCTGAAGACGAATCACACTGCGCTTCCCAGGACGTTggaggagaagatgaagaagatgccTCCAAGGCCCTAAACCTCAACGGCAAGACCAGGGCTAGTCGTGGTGCTGCCACCGACCCTCAAAGCCTTTACGCAAGG aaaagaagagaaaggatTAACGAGAGACTGAGGATTTTGCAAAATCTTGTCCCTAATGGAACAAAGGTAAAAACTTGTTATGATTCTTCACATACAAGAAATGATAGTAAAATTCTGAGCATATATAACTTATTAAATACGTAA
- the LOC125577395 gene encoding probable manganese-transporting ATPase PDR2 — protein sequence MSSFHVGGKVVDKVDLCRKKHWAWPLDVWPFAILYATWLATIVPNVDFIDAMIGFGDLLASHILVLLFSMWSVDFKCFIQFSKVNSIIQADAFKVTPAKFSGSKKVVPLHFRSQMTGSSSSGDME from the exons ATGTCAAGCTTTCACGTGGGAGGAAAGGTAGTGGACAAGGTCGACTTGTGTAGGAAGAAACACTGGGCGTGGCCTTTGGATGTTTGGCCGTTTGCTATCCTCTATGCTACGTGGTTGGCTACAATCGTGCCTAACGTAGATTTCATCGATGCTATGATCGGTTTTGGTGATCTTCTTGCTTCTCACATCTTAGTCTTGCTTTTCTCTATGTGGTCTGTGGATTTCAAGTGTTTTATCCAGTTTAGCAAG GTTAACAGTATCATCCAGGCAGATGCGTTTAAAGTCACCCCAGCCAAGTTTTCTGGTTCTAAAAAAGTTGTGCCTCTTCATTTTCGTAGCCAA ATGACTGGTTCGTCATCCTCAGGAGACAtggaataa